The Pseudomonadales bacterium genome segment ATCGGTTTATGAAGGATTTGGCTTACCCGCAGGTGAGGCAATGGCCTGCGAGGTGCCTGTGGTGTCAACCAATGGTGGCGCATTGCCAGAAGTGGTCGGTGATGCTGGCCTCATCGTCGCGGTGAAAGACAGTGACGCTATTGCACGTGCTGTGGCGCAACTACTGGATGACCCTGAGCAACGTGCATCACTTGCAAAAGCAGGTCGAGCGCGTATTCTAGACAATTTTTGTTGGCATAAAAGTGCCGATAAGTTTGTAGATTTTTATAAAAAGGTGATGACGGCGTATGCAGACCGTTGATTATAAACATTTTCAATTGCAGGCGGGCGACCGCGTGCTTGATTTAGGCTGTGGTGAAGGTCGTCACGTTATTGCTAGCTATCTAGAGCAAGATATTACCGTGATTGGGGTTGATCTAAGTTTTNANGACCTGCAGTCGAGTGTTGAGAAGATTGCGCCCTTTATCGATCATTCGAAACAAGAAAAACAGTGCTATTTCAGCTGCGCCAGCGCATTACAGCTGCCCTTTGCAGACAACAGTTTTGATAAAGTCATTTGTTCTGAGGTGTTGGAGCACATTCCTGACTATGAAGCTGCACTTGCTGAGATCCAGCGCGTATTGAAGCCCTCAGGCTTATTTTGTGCCTCAGTGCCAAGATTTTGGCCAGAATGGATATGTTGGCATTATTCCGATGCGTATCATGAAAATGAGGGTGGTCATTTGCGTATCTTTTTGGCCAGTCAATTACGCCGTAAAATTGAAGCTCAAGGCTTTAGTTGTTATAAAAAGCATTGGGCGCATGCCCTGCATAGCCCATACTGGTGGATGCAATGCATGGACTGGGATAACAAAGACAATAACCGCATGATTCAGGCTTACCATAAATTATTGGTTTGGGACATGATGAAACAGCCAGCGTTAACACGAATGAGTGAGAAAATGCTCAACCCTGTCATGGGTAAAAGTGTTGTGATGTATTTTAAAAAGGCGGCTTAGTTTATGTCTTTGATTACCACTCAAGGCCAAAAGATACTTCACCTCGCCGGTGATTTATTTGAGGTTGATGGCTATGAAGGCCTAGCAGCACCAAATTTAAGCCAAGGATTTCCGCGCAGTTTTTTTCAACCAACGGTTGATTACATTATGGCGACGCAATTAGAAAGCGGTGCGATCCCTTGGTTTGATCGAGGTCACGCTGATCCATGGGATCATGTTGAAGCGGCTATGGCGTTAAGTATTTGTGATGAATTTGCTGCGGCAGAGAAAGCCTATGCTTGGCTCAAGCAAACGCAGCTGCAAGACGGCAGCTGGTGGGCAGCTTATCGTGGTGACGCGATCGATAATCAAGAGCGTCGCGAAACCAATTTTGTGGCCTATGTNGCGACNGGNATTTGGCATCATTATGTGATCAGTGAANACCTATCATTCGCACAAAGCATGTGGCCAATGGTAAAAGCGGCAATCAATTTTTGTTTGGCCTTGCAAACTGAGCATGGTGATATTCATTGGGCGGTTGATGGTCAGGGTAATGCTAAATGTGATGCCTTAATTACCGGCTGTAGCTCAATTTATAAGTCTCTCGAATGTGCATATAATCTTTCGCTTGTGGTTGCTGATGAACAGGCAAGCTGGCTGCAGGCACGTGCAAAATTAGGCAAGGCACTTCGCTTTCGCAATGATCGATTTGACCGCACGTGGGAGTCGAAAGCGCGCTACTCGATGGATTGGTTCTACCCTATACTCAGCGGCGCATTACCGCAGTTTGAAGCCAAAGAGCGCTTGAAAGTGCGCTGGCGCGAGTTTGTTGTCGAGGGTATGGGGTGTCGTTGTGTATCAGATGAACCCTGGGTTACGGTTGCTGAATCTTGTGAATTAGTGATGGC includes the following:
- a CDS encoding class I SAM-dependent methyltransferase, whose product is MQTVDYKHFQLQAGDRVLDLGCGEGRHVIASYLEQDITVIGVDLSFXDLQSSVEKIAPFIDHSKQEKQCYFSCASALQLPFADNSFDKVICSEVLEHIPDYEAALAEIQRVLKPSGLFCASVPRFWPEWICWHYSDAYHENEGGHLRIFLASQLRRKIEAQGFSCYKKHWAHALHSPYWWMQCMDWDNKDNNRMIQAYHKLLVWDMMKQPALTRMSEKMLNPVMGKSVVMYFKKAA
- a CDS encoding prenyltransferase — protein: MLHLAGDLFEVDGYEGLAAPNLSQGFPRSFFQPTVDYIMATQLESGAIPWFDRGHADPWDHVEAAMALSICDEFAAAEKAYAWLKQTQLQDGSWWAAYRGDAIDNQERRETNFVAYVATGIWHHYVISEXLSFAQSMWPMVKAAINFCLALQTEHGDIHWAVDGQGNAKCDALITGCSSIYKSLECAYNLSLVVADEQASWLQARAKLGKALRFRNDRFDRTWESKARYSMDWFYPILSGALPQFEAKERLKVRWREFVVEGMGCRCVSDEPWVTVAESCELVMALLAAGEPEKAQEVYHWLHQWRIQDGSYWTGYQFEERLLWPDERPTWTAAAMILAADALTDYSSAAYLFKQVRLQQTSNAEQLLSTV